A genomic window from Elusimicrobiota bacterium includes:
- a CDS encoding TetR/AcrR family transcriptional regulator, translated as MNDRSFTRGGESGNRAAILKAAAALFRRQGFHGTSIREIAEKAGVSLGNIYNHFPTKEQLFATLLKEYEREYFSPEQPLARVLSEIPFPENIEAMGRASRATVENFADYMRLIYVDMVEFDARHIRRIFLAMRERYRNIQAKTGTAVASDVDPVAAMMMVSFGFSNFFIMEKLFRVTGHYGMSEDSAIRLFARIYRRGVSPETQPTRRLNCKSKTRS; from the coding sequence ATGAACGATCGTTCATTCACCCGCGGCGGAGAGTCCGGCAACCGGGCCGCCATCCTCAAGGCCGCCGCGGCGCTCTTCCGGCGCCAGGGCTTCCACGGGACGTCCATCCGCGAGATCGCCGAGAAGGCCGGCGTCAGCCTGGGCAACATCTACAACCACTTCCCCACCAAGGAGCAGCTCTTCGCCACGCTCCTGAAGGAATACGAGCGGGAGTACTTCTCCCCCGAGCAGCCGCTCGCCCGCGTCCTCTCCGAGATCCCCTTTCCCGAGAACATCGAGGCGATGGGCCGGGCGAGCCGCGCGACCGTGGAGAACTTCGCCGACTACATGCGGCTGATCTACGTGGACATGGTCGAGTTCGACGCCCGGCACATCCGCAGGATCTTCCTGGCCATGCGCGAGCGCTACCGGAATATCCAGGCGAAGACCGGGACCGCCGTCGCCTCGGACGTGGACCCCGTCGCCGCGATGATGATGGTGTCCTTCGGCTTCTCGAACTTCTTCATCATGGAGAAGCTCTTCAGGGTGACGGGGCATTACGGCATGTCCGAGGATTCCGCCATACGGCTCTTCGCCCGGATCTACCGCCGCGGCGTGTCGCCGGAGACGCAACCGACAAGGAGGCTCAATTGCAAGTCAAAGACAAGGTCGTGA